From Penicillium digitatum chromosome 5, complete sequence, one genomic window encodes:
- a CDS encoding NB-ARC yields the protein MPLVKLSSIQGKGSSSRTEAGSSLMQDSEAKKVLAAVHRFSISQASADAPQPTFISPPANKENLPRCADVVTRRLDRDSTVKRPLSVTTFQALDPASGLHLSGGMQMKPSTESIDSQAGYAFTSPLYHDMSKQLMSEPPNQSTYSEPEYNMFSHCPEADLHTAPASRASSRRGSVPHLEIPRSLSASVPSLLPYPPPLPYDENISIALSNRNTFSQLASRSIAIVGSSRPSSVAHPSAIMPIALSLSNNKLHVSSAPERSILEPMSRDSSGYSYQSWVTEPVQYTPWAPPIPTFQQPTEITPSPPSSMQCQQQMLAGTADWTTETHLAGSALLSDPFYLSPPASAHGKLGSMDERLKYPDPGWSPEIEPVQVLNFGGHHIDVRDARLRLNESTHMLPPLPQLDHPNLSGPVIQHDGQVYVSDHEPRLEVCGTRPRSGSSPVRPNYVDLGMRFL from the coding sequence ATGCCATTGGTCAAACTGTCCTCCATCCAAGGGAAAGGATCATCAAGTCGCACAGAAGCGGGGAGCTCTTTGATGCAGGACTCGGAGGCTAAAAAAGTGCTCGCTGCAGTGCATCGATTTAGCATTTCTCAAGCGTCCGCTGACGCCCCGCAGCCTACATTTATCTCCCCGCCAGCAAACAAAGAGAACTTGCCGAGGTGTGCAGATGTGGTCACCCGAAGACTGGATAGAGACTCTACGGTGAAACGTCCATTATCCGTCACCACTTTCCAGGCCTTGGATCCGGCTAGCGGTTTGCATTTGAGTGGCGGCATGCAGATGAAACCATCCACTGAGTCGATCGATAGCCAAGCGGGATATGCCTTTACGTCTCCCCTATACCATGATATGTCCAAACAATTGATGAGCGAGCCTCCGAATCAGTCAACCTACAGCGAGCCCGAGTACAATATGTTCAGTCACTGTCCCGAAGCAGATTTACATACCGCGCCTGCATCCCGAGCTTCCTCTCGGCGTGGTTCAGTGCCACATCTGGAGATCCCACGAAGTCTGTCTGCAAGCGTGCCATCCCTCCTTCCATATCCACCGCCGCTTCCGTACGATGAGAATATTTCCATCGCTCTTTCAAACCGCAATACATTCTCCCAATTAGCTTCACGATCAATAGCTATCGTTGGCTCCTCTAGACCTTCTTCTGTCGCTCATCCGTCCGCAATCATGCCCATCGCATTGTCATTATCTAATAACAAATTGCATGTCAGCTCAGCCCCAGAGCGCTCCATTCTCGAGCCGATGTCGCGTGACTCTTCTGGTTACTCCTATCAGTCATGGGTCACAGAACCCGTGCAGTATACCCCGTGGGCTCCACCAATCCCAACCTTCCAACAGCCCACCGAGATAACCCCAAGTCCACCATCAAGCATGCAATGTCAACAACAGATGCTCGCCGGGACTGCTGATTGGACAACCGAAACACATCTGGCGGGTAGTGCTCTCCTGTCAGATCCCTTTTACCTCAGTCCGCCCGCGTCAGCACATGGAAAGCTTGGCTCCATGGATGAGAGGCTGAAATATCCCGACCCTGGCTGGAGCCCGGAGATTGAGCCAGTGCAAGTTTTGAATTTTGGCGGACACCACATTGATGTACGAGATGCACGTCTCCGACTGAATGAATCGACTCACATGCTACCCCCGCTCCCCCAGCTAGATCATCCGAATTTGTCGGGTCCTGTGATTCAGCATGATGGTCAGGTCTATGTGTCTGATCATGAGCCGCGGCTGGAGGTGTGTGGGACTCGTCCGCGTAGTGGGAGTTCCCCTGTGCGCCCTAACTATGTTGATTTGGGTATGCGGTTCTTATGA
- a CDS encoding Decarboxylase DEC1 → MPFGTLPVNGNAVPQFAPPYTINTQSFSDVTLITIPYRVTAASIRHLVPDVLELEDEPLVSAMLVDYGMSTVGAYTEYVHSVEVTYKGKVFGYYLSLIMNNDSSIFCGREQYGYPKRLGHVSLDTDTGSHIVRGHVERPVGQKIVNFDFAPSSLLPTTSQTNPGLNLRVIPSALPNQPPSVKELVPAIMDIKPKEIYGGTGSISFPEPSVFDPLHELEILRYEPAVMLRGATGVLNQPTEVFQL, encoded by the coding sequence ATGCCTTTTGGAACTCTTCCCGTTAACGGCAATGCGGTCCCTCAATTTGCTCCTCCATACACGATCAATACCCAGAGCTTCAGCGACGTCACCCTCATCACGATTCCCTACCGGGTCACGGCTGCGAGCATTCGTCATTTGGTTCCAGACGTTCTCGAGCTCGAAGATGAGCCATTGGTCTCTGCTATGCTCGTCGACTATGGCATGAGCACCGTCGGCGCATATACAGAGTATGTTCACTCTGTCGAAGTGACTTACAAAGGCAAGGTCTTCGGCTACTATCTCTCTTTGATCATGAACAACgactcttccatcttctgCGGCCGTGAGCAATATGGTTACCCCAAGCGTCTCGGACACGTTTCCCTCGATACGGACACCGGATCACACATAGTACGGGGCCATGTCGAGAGACCGGTGGGGCAGAAGATCGTCAACTTTGATTTTGCTCCCTCGAGTCTCCTTCCCACTACGTCCCAGACCAACCCGGGCTTGAATCTTCGTGTCATCCCCTCCGCATTGCCAAATCAGCCGCCATCGGTTAAAGAGCTGGTACCCGCCATCATGGATATCAAACCGAAGGAGATCTACGGTGGGACCGGGTCTATCTCTTTCCCAGAACCTTCCGTGTTTGATCCTCTGCATGAACTCGAGATTCTCCGCTACGAGCCAGCTGTGATGCTCCGTGGAGCGACGGGTGTGCTCAACCAGCCTACTGAGGTGTTTCAGTTGTAG